Below is a genomic region from Elstera cyanobacteriorum.
GCAGCGCACACAAGCCACCTCTGAATGATCCGGCCCCCGCAGGAGTAGCAACCTGCGGGGGTTCTTCTTATAAGGGGCGCGGGCTGGGACTATTACCGTATTACGCAAGAATCCTATTGGGTCGCCCCAAACTATCCCGTAATTTAGAAAATAGCGGGACAGAAGGTCCATCGACCATGGCTGGCAAACAAGAAGGCTAAACAGCAGACGCATGCACGACGACATATATGAGCTACATGTCGCCGAAAGCGGGCGTTGGCATTTGCAAGAACGCTTTCGAGGGACACAGAAGGACGAAGCCGTCGAGGAGGCGAAGCGCCATTTTGCGTCGCCATCGGTAGAGGCTGTCCGCGTCATTCTCGAAAAATACGATGAAGGCGAACAGCTTTTTAAGCAGCGCACCATCTATCGCCAGTCGAAACAGAAGGTCGCGCCCCCGATCAATCCGCCCGTTCAAGCCGCGCCGCGCCGGGTGGCAGCCGCAGCGCCGATCAGCCGAGGCGGCGCCGTTCCCCGCACCGCGCAGGCGCGGCCCCTTGGCTCAGCCGCCAGCGTCCTCGCGTCCCCGTCAGCCCCGCCGCCGAAGCCTAAAACCGATACGGACCCCCCGCAGGAACGGTCGCTAGCCAGCCGGTTGATCCTCTCAGCGCTGATCGCCGTCGGCCTATCAGGTATCGGCGTCCTCTTGCTGACTGGCGTTTTGGGGGGCGAAAATGGGCCGTTGGCCCATATCGATCCGATTGTCATCTATCTGCTGGCCCTCCTGGTCTTTGCCATCGCCTTCTGGATTTCGTTGCAAGTGTTCGGGCGCACGGCGGGCCGCCGCCGCCCAGTTCCGACCGACGGCACCGAGGCCCCCGCCGACACCCCTTCCGCCGACCCGACCGAGAGCCCCACTGCGGCCCGGACATCGTCAACCTCGGGTGACGCCGCTAATAAGCCCATGAGCGCCGCCGAAAAGGCGCGTGCCGAGGCCGAACAAAAGGCCATCGAAGAGCGCGGACTCGCGGCGATTCTGGGGCTGCAACTCCCGTCCGACGGCGATGCAACACCTGCGGCGGCATCCGCTGAGACGGGGGCCGAGGTAGCGGCACCGGCGCAAGCGGTCGAGACGGTCGCGGATGCCGCGCCGGAAAAAGCCGCTGCCGAAGCGCCTAATTCAGCCACCCAGACTGCAAACCGCGATTATCTGCTGACATTCCTGCGCGACTCGCTGGTTCATCCCGCCACCCAGGCCTTCACGGCAGCGGGCCTTGACGGGCGCAACCGCTTTGCCTGCCACCTCTATGTTCTGGGGGCGGCAGAAGCCATTTTGGCGAAAACCAAGGCCGGGCGGCAGGAGCTGCCGCTGATCATTGGCCCCGCGCTAGAAGCCCTTGGGACCGGGGCCGACCGGGCGGGGACGTTCCTATCGCGGGCCGCCGATTACCAACGGGACGCTAAATTCAGCGCCGCCATTGATGCGGGCCGGGCAGCGATGACGGGACGCCTGCAAAGCGGTAGCGGCGGCGCCGAAAAGCTGGGTCCGGCACTGGAAGCCTGGAACGGCCTGACCGAAGCGGCTCAAAAGACGCTGGATATCGCCATTCTCTTCACCGATATGGTCGCCTCCGTCGCTACCACCCAGCGCTTAGGCGAAGAGCAGGCGATGCGGCTGGTCCAAACGCATAATTCCATCGTCGCCGTTGCCCTAAAGCGCCATCGCGGCCATCAGGTGAAGCATACCGGCGACGGGATCATGG
It encodes:
- a CDS encoding adenylate/guanylate cyclase domain-containing protein, which gives rise to MHDDIYELHVAESGRWHLQERFRGTQKDEAVEEAKRHFASPSVEAVRVILEKYDEGEQLFKQRTIYRQSKQKVAPPINPPVQAAPRRVAAAAPISRGGAVPRTAQARPLGSAASVLASPSAPPPKPKTDTDPPQERSLASRLILSALIAVGLSGIGVLLLTGVLGGENGPLAHIDPIVIYLLALLVFAIAFWISLQVFGRTAGRRRPVPTDGTEAPADTPSADPTESPTAARTSSTSGDAANKPMSAAEKARAEAEQKAIEERGLAAILGLQLPSDGDATPAAASAETGAEVAAPAQAVETVADAAPEKAAAEAPNSATQTANRDYLLTFLRDSLVHPATQAFTAAGLDGRNRFACHLYVLGAAEAILAKTKAGRQELPLIIGPALEALGTGADRAGTFLSRAADYQRDAKFSAAIDAGRAAMTGRLQSGSGGAEKLGPALEAWNGLTEAAQKTLDIAILFTDMVASVATTQRLGEEQAMRLVQTHNSIVAVALKRHRGHQVKHTGDGIMAVFPRVADGLAAAVDIQRQCADHNNVTPGEQIMLRIGLSAGQPVQENNDYFGTIVQLSARLSSLGEPGDIHCDATFADYVKDSPVAPLSAPFDVPLKGFAQQQTVYRVDWQSDAPIAEASE